A section of the Hippea sp. KM1 genome encodes:
- the accD gene encoding acetyl-CoA carboxylase, carboxyltransferase subunit beta, whose translation MVFFKRKKSKKEEKKWIQCKKCNETFYIDEVKQNFWICPRCGSYFRVSAKDRIEMTVDEGSFKEFDSRISTKDPLNFTDLKPYKNRLKEAIQKTGSKEAVINGTCTIDGQPCVLSVMDFSFLGGSMGYATGEKIVRAIEKAIRLKVGLVIISASGGARMQEGILSLMQMERTAAALSLLADKGLPYISVLTDPTTGGVAASFAMLGDVIIAEPNALIGFAGPRVIEQTIGHGLPEGFQRSEFLLEKGFIDVIVDRKEIPKYIGKFLRYFSNGK comes from the coding sequence ATGGTGTTTTTTAAGAGGAAGAAGTCCAAGAAGGAAGAGAAGAAGTGGATTCAGTGTAAAAAATGCAATGAGACATTCTATATAGATGAGGTTAAGCAGAACTTCTGGATCTGCCCCAGGTGTGGCTCTTACTTCAGGGTTTCGGCCAAAGACAGGATAGAGATGACGGTGGATGAGGGGAGCTTTAAGGAGTTTGACAGCCGCATATCGACAAAAGACCCGTTGAACTTTACGGATCTTAAGCCTTATAAGAATAGGCTAAAGGAGGCCATTCAGAAAACAGGCTCTAAGGAGGCCGTTATAAACGGCACATGCACCATAGACGGTCAACCCTGCGTCTTAAGCGTTATGGATTTTTCCTTCTTGGGCGGCTCTATGGGTTATGCAACGGGTGAGAAGATCGTCAGGGCGATAGAGAAGGCCATAAGGCTAAAGGTTGGGCTTGTTATAATCAGTGCATCTGGTGGGGCAAGGATGCAGGAAGGAATCTTGTCTTTGATGCAGATGGAAAGAACAGCAGCCGCCTTGAGTCTTTTGGCGGATAAGGGCCTGCCCTATATATCGGTTTTAACAGACCCAACAACCGGCGGTGTGGCTGCAAGTTTTGCCATGTTGGGCGATGTGATTATAGCAGAGCCCAACGCATTAATAGGGTTTGCAGGCCCGAGGGTTATTGAGCAGACCATAGGACACGGTCTGCCTGAGGGCTTTCAGAGGTCTGAGTTTTTGCTTGAGAAGGGCTTTATTGATGTTATTGTGGATAGGAAGGAGATACCTAAATACATAGGTAAGTTTTTGAGGTATTTCTCAAACGGCAAGTAA
- a CDS encoding acylphosphatase, giving the protein MPCKRLRITGVVQGVGYRAWAKRLAGMLGVKGYVRNMPDGSVEMVVCAEDKLVNVMINAAKKGPAASVVKDVEVFDVDYKPEDKEFRIWV; this is encoded by the coding sequence ATGCCTTGTAAGAGATTGAGAATAACCGGTGTTGTGCAGGGTGTGGGCTATAGGGCCTGGGCAAAGAGGCTTGCCGGCATGCTTGGTGTTAAGGGCTATGTCAGGAACATGCCTGACGGCAGTGTTGAGATGGTTGTGTGTGCTGAGGATAAGCTGGTCAATGTCATGATAAATGCCGCAAAGAAGGGTCCTGCAGCCAGCGTTGTTAAGGATGTTGAGGTGTTTGATGTGGATTACAAACCGGAGGATAAGGAGTTTAGAATATGGGTGTGA
- a CDS encoding tetratricopeptide repeat protein — protein sequence MGVKPKKIEELLQYGIESFLNNRFDRAKTFFMLVLSKDPSNRIAQFGMMCIDAIEDGLVEAKDMFGVYVFSSEEQQDTLREIFEKYQNSAMYADGDLDYLYDVLSLYNVKATSMGDDLYLSKIEPDRNRGINTNMLLGKVYEKMGDYSKAIDYLAKAAKMKPFDNELLKELMEMVKKNKEK from the coding sequence ATGGGTGTGAAACCTAAGAAGATAGAGGAGTTGCTTCAATACGGTATAGAGAGCTTTTTGAATAACAGGTTTGATAGGGCAAAGACATTCTTTATGCTGGTTTTGTCCAAGGATCCGTCAAACAGGATAGCCCAATTTGGCATGATGTGTATCGATGCTATTGAGGATGGGCTGGTTGAGGCAAAGGATATGTTCGGTGTTTATGTGTTCTCCTCAGAGGAACAGCAGGATACATTGAGGGAGATATTTGAGAAATACCAGAACAGCGCTATGTATGCCGACGGCGATCTGGACTATCTGTATGATGTGCTGTCTCTGTATAATGTAAAGGCGACGAGCATGGGTGATGACCTCTATCTATCTAAGATAGAACCGGACAGAAACAGGGGCATAAATACCAATATGCTCCTTGGGAAGGTGTATGAGAAGATGGGGGATTACTCCAAAGCCATCGACTATCTGGCAAAGGCTGCAAAGATGAAGCCGTTTGATAACGAACTGCTTAAGGAACTCATGGAGATGGTAAAGAAGAACAAAGAGAAATGA
- a CDS encoding KpsF/GutQ family sugar-phosphate isomerase yields MNSVLEAIKRAVDIEAESIKGLSNRIDESFIEAVELLDSCRGRVIFSGIGKSGLVAKKISSTFSSIGIPSMFVHPSEAAHGDLGMIRSDDVAVLLSNSGATAEVLFLLPMLKRFGLKIISIVGNIHSELARRSDVVLDASVESEATPISLVPTSSTTVALVIGDALAAGLIVKRNFKEEDFAFFHPGGAIGKKLLVRVEDLMHSGDEVPMVGLDESFERLVYEISSKRLGMTTVVDDGGNLVGVITDGDLRRAIERYKSKLFDIKAKDIMSRNPKTIDRFSLAAKAANIMEGYSITSLVVVNVNGRIEGVIHMHDILKAGVL; encoded by the coding sequence ATGAATAGTGTTTTAGAGGCGATCAAAAGGGCTGTTGATATAGAAGCAGAAAGCATAAAGGGATTGAGCAATAGGATAGATGAATCCTTTATTGAAGCCGTTGAGCTGTTGGATAGCTGCAGGGGCAGGGTGATCTTTTCGGGTATTGGAAAATCTGGCCTGGTGGCGAAGAAGATATCCTCGACCTTTTCCAGCATAGGCATACCCTCTATGTTTGTCCATCCGTCAGAGGCAGCCCACGGTGATCTGGGTATGATAAGAAGCGATGATGTGGCTGTATTGCTCTCAAACTCCGGTGCAACGGCCGAGGTGCTGTTCCTTTTGCCGATGCTTAAGAGGTTTGGCCTAAAGATAATCTCCATTGTGGGGAATATACACTCAGAGCTTGCAAGAAGGAGCGATGTTGTTTTGGATGCCTCGGTTGAATCTGAGGCCACACCGATAAGCCTGGTGCCGACATCATCGACAACCGTGGCCTTGGTTATAGGCGATGCCCTGGCTGCTGGTCTTATTGTAAAAAGGAACTTCAAGGAGGAGGATTTTGCCTTCTTCCACCCCGGTGGTGCTATAGGCAAGAAATTGCTTGTCAGGGTTGAGGATTTGATGCATTCGGGCGATGAAGTGCCCATGGTGGGTCTGGATGAGTCCTTTGAGAGGCTGGTGTATGAGATCTCGTCCAAGAGACTGGGCATGACTACGGTTGTCGATGATGGCGGTAATCTTGTGGGCGTTATAACGGATGGGGATCTAAGAAGGGCGATAGAGAGATACAAAAGCAAACTGTTTGATATAAAGGCCAAGGATATAATGAGCAGAAACCCGAAGACCATAGATAGGTTCTCTTTGGCGGCAAAGGCGGCAAACATCATGGAGGGTTATTCCATAACCAGCTTGGTGGTTGTTAATGTTAATGGCAGGATCGAGGGCGTTATACATATGCACGATATACTTAAAGCCGGGGTATTGTAA
- a CDS encoding KdsC family phosphatase, producing MIRLIIMDVDGVLTDGRIILDDNGVEYKFFDVKDGHIFHIIHNFGIKTAIVSGRYSEVTNIRAKQLGVEDVYQDVHNKMTAYGELKRKYNLNNDEIAYIGDDVIDIPPMIVSGFSACPSDAHQEVKKVSDYISPLPGGRGAVRDIVEYIMKQEGIWEEMMKKYLLIDGYGIV from the coding sequence ATGATTAGACTTATAATCATGGATGTCGATGGCGTTTTGACCGACGGAAGGATAATACTGGACGATAACGGTGTTGAGTATAAGTTCTTTGATGTGAAGGATGGCCACATATTTCACATAATCCACAACTTCGGCATAAAGACGGCCATTGTATCGGGCAGGTATTCTGAGGTCACAAACATAAGAGCCAAACAGTTGGGTGTTGAAGATGTCTATCAGGATGTTCACAACAAGATGACGGCTTATGGTGAATTGAAGAGGAAATACAACCTCAACAACGACGAGATAGCCTATATCGGGGATGATGTAATCGATATACCGCCCATGATAGTTTCCGGTTTTAGTGCCTGCCCCTCTGATGCCCATCAGGAGGTTAAGAAGGTGAGCGATTACATATCGCCGCTTCCCGGTGGCAGGGGTGCAGTTAGGGATATTGTGGAATACATCATGAAGCAGGAAGGTATATGGGAAGAGATGATGAAAAAATACCTGCTGATAGACGGATATGGTATCGTTTAA
- the lptC gene encoding LPS export ABC transporter periplasmic protein LptC, whose product MVSFKKLTLFSGYFSLSLLFGISAFLFVGFMQKETIKTVDVSFNVKEKASGVDVYKFSKNGKYHIVANRMVKLKNGVVKLIKPKLWVIRPSKPPVLIVSGEALVYPNNDIYASGGVVLKRRDLVIEGDRVSYNSSNNALKSDVPFHGRTDKSKFKGRAFVYYLNDSKLVSRGVSIWLR is encoded by the coding sequence ATGGTATCGTTTAAAAAACTCACGCTCTTCAGCGGCTATTTTTCCCTATCCCTTCTATTTGGAATCTCGGCTTTCCTGTTTGTGGGGTTTATGCAAAAAGAAACCATAAAGACCGTTGATGTCTCTTTCAATGTAAAGGAGAAGGCAAGCGGTGTTGATGTGTATAAGTTCAGCAAAAACGGCAAATACCACATAGTTGCAAACAGGATGGTTAAGCTGAAAAACGGGGTTGTAAAACTCATAAAACCTAAGTTGTGGGTTATAAGGCCATCAAAGCCGCCTGTTTTAATTGTCTCAGGTGAGGCTTTGGTCTATCCCAATAACGACATCTATGCCTCTGGCGGTGTTGTTCTTAAAAGGAGGGATCTGGTAATTGAAGGCGATAGGGTTTCATACAACTCTTCTAACAATGCACTAAAAAGCGATGTCCCGTTTCATGGAAGGACGGATAAATCCAAGTTCAAGGGCAGGGCCTTTGTCTATTACCTGAACGATTCTAAGCTTGTAAGCAGGGGTGTTAGTATATGGTTAAGATGA
- the aroA gene encoding 3-phosphoshikimate 1-carboxyvinyltransferase gives MVKMKSLRVASDKSISHRAVMFSSIAEGRTVINNALFSDDTLRTIKAMQSMGVRIEVSSRRIEVVGVGKYGLKEPDDVLYLGNSGTSMRLLSGLLAGQDFLSILTGDDSLRNRPMGRVIKPLRAMGASIMARDNDLAPLAIKGSNLKGIKHKMGIASAQVKSAILLAGLYADGDVEVVEPYKSRNHTETMLKAFGVDVIEDGLAVRLGKNRQLEGDLAIDVPADISSAAFFMVLGALKRDFELVLKDVGLNPTRSGILSVFDEANVDYDIKNERLSGLEKMGDVVVRFSNNLRPFKIDGELLPLLIDEIPILSILAIFCDGISSIRDAAELRKKESDRIKSICEGLKRVGVKTEEFEDGFDIYGKPNHPIRPALIDTHNDHRIAMSFSILSAVSSVPIELTETHSILTSYPNFLDHLSYVSS, from the coding sequence ATGGTTAAGATGAAATCGTTGAGGGTGGCGTCTGATAAATCCATATCCCATAGGGCTGTGATGTTTTCATCTATAGCCGAGGGCAGAACGGTTATCAACAACGCCCTGTTTTCCGATGATACATTGAGAACAATCAAGGCCATGCAGTCGATGGGCGTAAGGATAGAGGTTAGCTCACGCCGAATCGAGGTGGTGGGTGTGGGCAAATACGGGCTTAAAGAGCCCGATGATGTGCTGTATCTGGGCAATTCCGGCACATCCATGAGGCTTTTGAGCGGTTTGTTGGCCGGACAGGACTTTTTAAGCATCTTAACGGGTGATGATTCGCTGCGCAACAGACCCATGGGCAGGGTTATTAAGCCTTTAAGGGCTATGGGGGCGTCGATTATGGCAAGAGATAACGACTTGGCGCCACTTGCCATAAAGGGCTCTAATCTAAAGGGTATAAAGCACAAGATGGGTATAGCCTCTGCTCAGGTGAAATCCGCTATCCTGCTTGCCGGTCTCTATGCTGACGGTGATGTTGAGGTTGTTGAACCGTATAAATCGAGAAACCACACAGAAACGATGTTAAAGGCATTCGGTGTCGATGTGATAGAGGACGGTTTAGCGGTGAGGTTGGGCAAAAACAGGCAACTTGAGGGCGATCTGGCCATAGATGTTCCTGCCGACATATCGTCTGCTGCCTTCTTTATGGTTTTGGGCGCCCTGAAGAGGGATTTTGAGCTTGTCTTGAAGGATGTAGGCCTAAATCCGACAAGGAGCGGCATTTTGAGTGTTTTTGATGAGGCCAATGTGGATTACGATATAAAAAACGAGCGTTTGAGCGGGCTTGAGAAGATGGGCGATGTTGTGGTTAGGTTTTCTAACAACCTCAGGCCGTTTAAGATAGACGGTGAGCTTCTGCCTCTGTTGATAGATGAGATACCCATTCTGTCTATTCTGGCCATCTTTTGCGATGGCATAAGCAGCATAAGGGATGCGGCTGAGTTGCGCAAAAAAGAGAGCGACAGGATAAAGTCGATTTGCGAGGGGTTAAAAAGGGTGGGGGTCAAAACAGAAGAGTTTGAGGATGGATTTGATATTTACGGCAAACCCAACCACCCGATAAGGCCAGCCTTGATCGATACACACAACGACCACAGAATAGCCATGAGCTTTTCTATCTTATCTGCGGTTAGTTCTGTGCCGATAGAGTTGACTGAGACACACTCCATCCTGACATCGTATCCGAACTTTTTGGATCACCTCTCTTATGTATCGAGTTAA
- a CDS encoding SDR family oxidoreductase, with protein sequence MGKIALITGASSGIGKATAEILAKNSIDLIITARRLERLIELKDELQERYKVKVLPIKLDVRNRDEVIESLTNLPDQWKNVDILINNAGLSKGLDRLQDGRIDDWEVMIDTNIKGLLYVTRAILPSMIERNSGTIVNIASIAGHETYPGGNVYCATKAAVLHLSKALRMDVLGTNIRIISIDPGMVETEFSIVRFDGDIEKAKKVYENITPLTAEDVAEAVWFAVSRPLHVTVEDMVLMPTQQASALLNVKNYKRL encoded by the coding sequence ATGGGAAAAATAGCCCTGATTACGGGTGCCTCAAGCGGCATAGGCAAGGCAACAGCCGAGATATTGGCCAAAAACTCAATAGATCTCATCATTACAGCAAGGAGGCTGGAGAGATTAATAGAGTTAAAGGATGAGCTGCAGGAGAGATACAAGGTAAAGGTGCTGCCCATAAAGCTCGATGTCAGAAACAGGGATGAGGTCATAGAATCGCTTACAAACCTGCCCGATCAGTGGAAGAATGTCGATATATTGATAAACAACGCAGGTTTGAGTAAAGGGCTTGATAGGCTTCAGGATGGAAGGATAGACGATTGGGAGGTCATGATCGACACAAACATCAAGGGGCTTCTGTATGTAACCAGGGCCATACTGCCCTCCATGATAGAAAGAAACAGCGGCACAATCGTAAATATAGCATCAATCGCAGGCCATGAAACATATCCAGGTGGCAATGTATATTGCGCCACAAAGGCGGCCGTTTTGCACCTATCCAAGGCTTTAAGGATGGATGTTTTAGGCACAAACATCCGCATAATCTCCATAGACCCGGGCATGGTTGAGACCGAATTCAGCATCGTAAGGTTTGACGGCGATATAGAGAAGGCAAAGAAGGTCTATGAAAACATAACCCCTCTGACGGCAGAGGATGTGGCCGAAGCCGTATGGTTTGCCGTCTCAAGGCCCTTGCATGTTACGGTTGAGGATATGGTTCTTATGCCAACGCAGCAGGCCAGCGCACTGCTGAATGTCAAGAATTACAAAAGGCTTTAA
- a CDS encoding diguanylate cyclase, with the protein MRRIIGRLSKKSFKFKILATYTIGLIIIGILGYGYFFVKQYSQMQKQIENQRTNLIQIHKDMARTAVEVAQNIVSIAENLAMEGKLSLEDSKSIALDGISTIKYGRVGYVWCMTYDGTMLIDPPRPTIEGKNIFKLKGNPFEDLKRMLETLRIKNGDFITYRWYYPSDTSGRLYKKISYVKTIPSLRWIIGSGFYIKDIDEIISIYSQKQKKLFIKDAIKSLIPGIFFSIISFLVMYILISKMMRSVEEIADVSKKLIEDEVNINMKLPLSSTEGPVGKLISNINSYIENTTRLLKFKEDIDLCESEEEIFLLLAELLKREFNIKNFSIYKEKNSNLIPVVREGTINCPFTQKCLKAVKKGMTLNETCPNNQEYICYPIFSGESLMGAIEMVFDSDTPINTTMKKVINRFIQSMAHSLNIKRLTQSLKELSLKDKLTELYNRRFLEEVIPTILSTAKRLNTKVAVVMIDLDDFKKINDSYGHLIGDEVLKHVAAILKNHFKRSSDLIVRYGGEEFLIILENIEEENLIQLLKGFKDELSASPIKINGNTINITASIGYAIIPEDAQDFKEAVRLADEAMYAAKKEGKNRIIKAKKEE; encoded by the coding sequence ATGAGAAGGATAATAGGCAGACTCTCCAAGAAGTCGTTTAAATTCAAGATACTGGCCACATACACCATAGGCCTTATTATCATAGGGATTTTGGGTTATGGGTATTTCTTTGTAAAACAGTACTCACAGATGCAAAAACAGATAGAAAACCAAAGAACCAACCTAATACAGATACACAAGGACATGGCAAGAACAGCCGTTGAGGTGGCTCAAAATATCGTAAGCATAGCGGAAAATCTGGCCATGGAGGGTAAGCTCTCGCTTGAGGATTCAAAGAGCATAGCTCTTGATGGCATAAGCACAATAAAATACGGCAGGGTTGGGTATGTATGGTGCATGACCTATGACGGCACTATGTTGATAGACCCGCCACGGCCAACCATCGAGGGAAAAAACATATTCAAGCTGAAAGGCAACCCGTTTGAGGACCTAAAACGGATGCTTGAAACCCTTAGGATAAAAAACGGCGATTTCATTACATACCGCTGGTATTACCCATCAGACACATCGGGCAGGCTGTATAAAAAGATATCCTATGTTAAAACCATACCATCCCTAAGGTGGATCATAGGCAGTGGATTCTATATAAAAGACATAGACGAGATTATAAGCATATACAGCCAAAAGCAGAAGAAGCTGTTTATAAAGGATGCCATAAAGAGCCTCATACCGGGCATATTCTTTTCCATAATATCGTTTCTGGTTATGTACATTCTCATCTCAAAGATGATGAGATCCGTTGAGGAGATTGCCGATGTATCAAAGAAACTGATAGAGGATGAGGTAAACATCAACATGAAGTTGCCGCTATCCTCCACCGAGGGGCCTGTCGGTAAACTCATATCCAACATAAACAGCTATATCGAAAACACGACCAGGCTTTTGAAGTTCAAGGAGGACATAGACCTATGCGAAAGCGAGGAGGAGATATTCCTGCTTCTTGCAGAGCTTCTAAAGAGGGAGTTCAACATTAAGAACTTCTCCATATACAAGGAGAAGAACTCAAATCTCATACCCGTTGTCAGGGAAGGCACCATAAACTGTCCGTTCACCCAAAAATGCCTAAAGGCCGTAAAGAAAGGCATGACACTAAACGAAACCTGCCCCAACAATCAGGAATACATATGCTATCCCATATTCTCAGGCGAATCACTGATGGGGGCCATCGAGATGGTCTTTGACTCAGACACACCGATAAATACAACGATGAAGAAGGTAATCAACCGATTCATACAGAGCATGGCACACAGCCTAAACATAAAAAGACTAACCCAGAGTCTAAAGGAGCTCTCACTAAAAGACAAGCTAACCGAGCTTTACAACAGGAGGTTCTTAGAAGAGGTAATCCCCACTATACTATCGACGGCCAAAAGGCTCAATACAAAGGTTGCCGTCGTCATGATAGACCTGGATGATTTCAAAAAGATAAACGACTCATACGGACACCTAATAGGCGATGAGGTGTTAAAACATGTGGCAGCCATCTTGAAGAACCACTTTAAGCGGAGTTCTGATCTAATCGTAAGATACGGCGGTGAGGAGTTCCTGATTATTCTTGAAAACATAGAGGAGGAAAACCTCATTCAGCTCCTTAAGGGGTTTAAGGATGAGCTTTCTGCCTCGCCCATCAAGATCAACGGCAACACCATAAACATCACGGCAAGCATAGGGTATGCAATCATACCCGAGGATGCCCAAGACTTCAAAGAGGCTGTCAGATTGGCCGATGAGGCCATGTATGCAGCAAAGAAAGAGGGTAAAAACAGGATAATAAAAGCCAAGAAGGAGGAGTGA
- a CDS encoding hydantoinase/oxoprolinase family protein yields MEIIGVDTGGTFTDFIYKTQDGKWGVYKLLSTPSNPAEAVLEGIKHIVKGDKFKVVHGSTVATNAILERKGAYTAFITNKGFEDVIEIGRQNRERLYDLFYKREEPLVASELRFGLSCRVSSKGEIVEDIDDEELESLVKKLEDAKAESVAVCFLFSYLNPEHEKRVKSAIERLNLPVSLSHQILAEFREYERASTTIINAYVSPKMKRYLYNIMDELKDNELRIMQSNGGSISAQTASEESVRTILSGPAGGAVGAFEIGKMAGYSKLITFDMGGTSTDVSLIDSKLPLTFESEIGGFPVKVPMIDIHTVGAGGGSIAYLDTGGSLRVGPESAGADPGPICYGKGERITVTDANLYLGRLVPEFFLGGNMRLDKDRLNKYFSMMARELNMDEIELAEGILTVANASMERAIRVISVDRGYDPREFVLFSFGGAGGMHAAFLARLLRIPKVFVPKNPGILSAIGMLMADVIKDYSLTVMLKAEDTNYEELNAAFDPLVEKGLEDLKNEGIEKRVRIEKYLDMRYLGQSYEIVVPFEEDYLNSFHNLHRKLYGYADISKRVEIVNIRLRAIGIPSKPNFSPMRCGSFRLKDEAVLGYRDVVFDGKFYKTAVIDRDKLTCGNVIEGPAIVVEYSSTIVLPFYSKAVVDKYGNLIIDIEGAKDEG; encoded by the coding sequence ATGGAGATTATAGGTGTCGATACGGGCGGTACATTTACCGATTTTATTTACAAGACCCAGGACGGCAAGTGGGGCGTTTATAAGCTGCTTTCCACACCGTCCAATCCTGCTGAGGCCGTTTTAGAGGGGATTAAGCACATAGTCAAGGGCGATAAATTCAAGGTTGTCCATGGCTCAACCGTTGCTACCAATGCAATATTGGAAAGAAAGGGCGCCTATACGGCCTTTATAACGAATAAGGGTTTTGAGGATGTCATAGAGATAGGCAGGCAGAATAGGGAGAGGCTCTATGATCTGTTTTACAAAAGGGAAGAGCCGCTTGTGGCCTCGGAGTTGAGGTTTGGCCTTTCCTGCAGGGTTAGCTCAAAGGGTGAGATAGTTGAGGATATTGACGATGAGGAGCTTGAGAGCCTGGTTAAAAAGCTTGAGGATGCAAAGGCGGAATCGGTAGCCGTCTGTTTCTTGTTTTCCTATTTGAATCCAGAACACGAGAAGAGGGTGAAATCGGCTATTGAGAGGTTAAATCTGCCCGTATCCCTATCACATCAGATATTGGCCGAATTCAGGGAGTATGAGAGGGCATCAACGACCATAATCAACGCCTATGTCTCGCCAAAAATGAAACGCTACCTTTACAACATCATGGATGAGCTTAAGGATAATGAATTAAGGATAATGCAATCAAACGGTGGGAGTATCTCGGCCCAAACCGCATCGGAGGAGTCTGTCAGGACGATTTTATCAGGGCCTGCAGGCGGTGCTGTCGGTGCTTTTGAGATAGGCAAGATGGCGGGCTATTCTAAGCTCATTACATTCGACATGGGCGGGACATCCACCGATGTGTCGCTAATAGATTCTAAACTACCCTTAACCTTTGAATCGGAGATCGGCGGTTTTCCCGTTAAGGTGCCGATGATCGACATACATACCGTTGGAGCAGGCGGTGGCTCCATTGCCTATTTAGATACAGGCGGCTCATTAAGGGTTGGCCCAGAGAGCGCCGGGGCTGATCCAGGGCCTATATGTTATGGAAAGGGCGAGAGGATAACCGTAACGGATGCCAATCTCTATTTAGGCAGATTGGTGCCTGAGTTCTTCTTGGGCGGTAATATGAGGCTTGATAAGGATAGGCTAAACAAATACTTCTCCATGATGGCAAGAGAGCTCAATATGGATGAGATAGAGCTGGCAGAGGGCATCCTGACCGTGGCAAATGCATCGATGGAGAGGGCGATAAGGGTGATCTCTGTGGATAGGGGCTATGACCCGAGGGAATTTGTGCTGTTCTCCTTTGGCGGTGCAGGCGGAATGCATGCTGCCTTTTTGGCGAGGCTATTGAGGATTCCCAAGGTATTTGTTCCTAAGAATCCCGGAATACTGTCGGCCATAGGCATGTTGATGGCTGATGTTATTAAGGATTACTCCCTAACCGTTATGCTGAAAGCAGAAGATACGAATTATGAGGAGTTGAATGCCGCATTCGACCCGCTGGTTGAAAAGGGGCTTGAGGATTTAAAGAACGAGGGAATCGAAAAGAGGGTCAGGATAGAGAAGTATCTGGATATGAGGTATCTTGGGCAATCCTATGAGATAGTTGTGCCGTTTGAGGAGGATTACTTAAATTCATTCCACAACCTCCATCGGAAGCTTTACGGCTATGCAGACATAAGCAAGAGGGTTGAGATAGTCAACATAAGGCTTAGGGCTATAGGCATACCGTCAAAGCCGAACTTTAGTCCGATGCGTTGCGGCTCTTTTAGGCTGAAAGATGAGGCTGTTTTGGGTTATAGGGATGTGGTGTTTGATGGTAAGTTTTACAAAACGGCTGTGATAGATAGGGATAAATTAACCTGCGGCAATGTTATTGAGGGGCCTGCCATTGTAGTTGAATACTCATCCACCATTGTTTTACCCTTCTATTCAAAGGCGGTTGTGGACAAATACGGTAATCTCATAATTGACATTGAAGGGGCAAAAGATGAAGGTTAA